In Candidatus Dadabacteria bacterium, the sequence GGGAGAGCTTCATCCTGCAAAAGGGCCGGAAGGAGATTATGTGTACCATCTGGCTTCAGATTTAGATTCACTTTTGAATAAATATAGAGACGATTGGTTGTCCACACCCAAAGACACTCCAGACAACGAAAGGGTTAAAAGAATTGGAATTAATGCGACTGACTCCATAGCTTTGATTAGGCAACACGGATACGTAAAGGCCAAGAGAATTAGAAAAAAAGAACTCCAACACTCTTGACACCCTGCCTGCCTTCAGTTACCTTATAGTCACATTAGGAGATAACAATCATGGCACAGAAAGCACCTGGAAAATCACATCGCAAGGGACTGACACTACTTCAAGTAGCGGATATGTTCAAGGATGAGAAGACGGCCAAAGCATGGCTTACGGAACAGCGTTGGCCCGAAGGCCCTCGTTGCCCCTATTGCGATTCTCCTAATGTACAGTCTGACATCAAGCACAAGACCATGACGCACAGGTGCCGTGAGTGCGAAGGTAAGCCTATGTTCACCCTTAGAACGGGAACGGTCATGGAAGGGTCGAAATTAAAGTATCGGATCTGGGCTGTAGGCATATACCTGTTCATTACCAACATCAAAGGCATATCATCCATGAAGCTTCACAGGGAGCTGGGCATTGGACAGAAAGCTGCTTGGTTTATGTTACACAGGCTCCGTAAGGCGTATGAGGCGGAAGTGGGACCGTTCTCCGGCACTGTGGAAGTGGACGAGACCTTCATAGGTGGCAAGGAGAAAAACAAGCACAACAACAAGAGAAGTCATATACAAGGTCCTTCCGGCAAAGCCGTGGTTATAGGAATGAAGGACAGGGTAACAAACAAGGTTATAGCCAAGCCTGTTCCTGAAAGAACCAAGCAGGAATTGCAGGGATTTATTAGTAATCATGTTTCTAAGAAGGCTATGGTCTATACTGATGATCATAGAAGTTATATCGGACTTCCCTTTGAACATGAGAGCGTAAACCATAGTGTAAATGAGTACGTAAGGGAACAGGCACATACAAATGGCGTGGAGAGCTTCTGGAGTATGCTTAAGAGGGGATACTATGGGACTTACCATAGTATCAGTCCCAAACACCTTGGACGTTATGTTATGGAGTTTTCAGGAAGGCATAACGTCAGGGAACTGGATACCATAGAGCAGATGGGACTTCTGGCAAAGGGGATGAAGGGCAAGAGGCTAACTTACAGGGAACTCGTTAATTGAACAAGCAAGTGGAATCATCCTTACCTAATTTCGGTAAAAAAACTATCTTTACCGGAGATAATCTTCCTATAATGCGAGGGATGAATTCCAACTGTATTGACCTGATTTATCTTGATCCTCCTTTCAACTCAAAAGCAAATTATGCCGCCCCGATCGGAAGCAAGGCAGCGGGGGCGGAATTTAAAGACACTTGGTCGCTTTCCGATGTGGATGTAGCTTGGCTTGATTTGTTGGAAGCTAAACATCCGGCACTCAATCGAGTTATTCATGCCGCCATAACAAACAGCGATAAATCATATTTGATTTATATGGCAGTCAGGTTGTTGGAAATGAAACGTATTCTTAAATCTACTGGAAGCATCTACCTTCACTGCGACCCGACTATGAGCCACTACCTTAAACTGGTGATGGACGCTATCTTCGGACGTAAAAGTTTCCGTAATGAAATTGTGTGGAGGTACAAGAAATATCAGAAAGCCGAAATGCGCTACTTCACGCGGAATTCGGACCGCTTACTTTTCTACGCAATGGAAGAAGCTGGATTTTCTCCTGTGTTAGAGAAGCTGAAAAAGCCAAAGCGTTTCCTGAAACGGGTTTGGGACAAAGAAACAAAGCGTATTGTGAATGCGAAAGACAGCGACGGCAAGGTGCAATATATGACCGTTAATGAGGAAAAGATAGACGATGTGTGGTCATTACCTTATCTCATGCCGGCATCCAAGGAACGTTTGGGTTATCCTACGCAGAAGCCGAGCAAGTTACTTGAATACGTAATTCGTGCCAGCAGCAGCCCCGGTGATATTGTGCTTGATCCGTTTTGCGGTTGCGCCACAACCCTCGTCGCGGCCGACAGGTTGCAACGTAACTGGGTCGGAATTGATATTTCTCCTAAGGCGGCGGAACTGGTAACTATACGGATTAAACAGGATCAAGGGTTGTTTCAGGAGATAGTCGCCCGTAAGGACATACCGGAACGTACCGATGTGATCCAACTCAAACCCTATAATTCAACCGACAACAAGAAATTTCTGTATGGGGAGCAGGAAGGGCATTGTAAAGGATGTGGAACTCATTTTGAAATGAGGAATCTTACCATCGATCATATAATCGCCCGTTCGGTTGGAGGCACGGATCATCTTGATAATCTACAGTTGCTTTGTGGCAACTGTAATAGCATTAAAGGCAATCGAGGACAGGAATATCTGTTGGCTAAGATTGAGGGAAGGAAGGTAGCTTATGCCGGATGAGAAATTAAGGAGAGCAGCATGATACAAGTTACGGTCAAGTTAATAAGGGTGGGACGATAAACGCTTGCGGAAGTGCGCCGAGTTCAGGGAAGATGGCTACCAATATGCTTACGTGGACGAAGGGTTAGAGGTGGAGAAGCTAATGGAACTGGCAAGGGTGCTTAGGGAGAACCTGTGGGACAGGGAAATTGAGAAAGTCAGGATTGATATAGAACTTGCCGCAGACTGCGGATGTATTCAGCATATAGACGAACCACCCCCGCCTGTAAAGGAGGATGATAATGACCAAACCCAAAAAGAAACCCAAAGAGATTAAACTTCCTTCAAGGAAAGATTATCAACCGTCAAGAAAGGAGTTAAGGGAAGAATTTGATATGCCCGGGGCTGACAAGCTAACCGTGAACAAAGCTTTTTTTCAACCGGTGAAAATAGTGGAAGAAAAGAACTGAATTTTATAATAGAACTATAGACCGTTAGAAAATGTGACTTTTAGATATAATTCCCAATGATTTGGCGGTCGTGCGCCGCCTGAAATTTGCTTTTTATCCGATGGGACCAAGCCTTGGCAGCCGCTTGGTTCTTCGGTCCCGAAAAATGTTGGGAATTATATACTTGCTTACCCAAACGCCATGATGGATGGGGATAACATACTGCAATGGCTAAAGAAATACGTACCGTAGAGTTTGTCGTTCTGCCTACATCCAAGGCAAAGGCAGCGAAGATGTTCCGGATAGCGGGAGCCTGCAGGTTCGTCTGGAACCATTTTCGGGGAAAAAACCTTGCCGACTACCAAGCGTTCAGAAACGACAAGGGGCAGAGACCGCATACCAGTTATTTCAGTCTCGGAGTCGAGTTTACCAAGCTGAGGCATGAGACAGACTGGCTTAGGGGTCTTCCTGCCAATCCTATCAAGCACACTCTCAAGTATTTTTCTGATGCATTAAAAGATGCTATGGCTGGCAAAAAGGGCTTCCCAAAGCCGAGGAGCAGAAAAAAAACCGCTCCCAGTTTCACCATACCAAGTTCTTGTGGTGTAAGAATACGGAAGGTCAACAAAAAGTATTCTTCACTTCTTATTCCCTTGGTGGGCTTGGTAACGCTTGCCCGCAGGGGAGGCAATCCCTGGGAAAGCGGAGTACCCAAGCAGGCAGTGCTTCGCCATGACGGACACAGGTGGCGTGCCTTTGTTTCCTACGAGGTTGAAGTAGAGAAAAGACCGGATAACGGTGAGGTTCTCGGAGTTGACATGAACGCACGCCAGATTGCCACTTCAGATGGAGATTTCTACTTTCTGCCTGATCTTGAGAAAAAAGAGAAGCGAAAGAAGTGGTATCAGAGGAAAATGGCAAGGCAGGTAAAGGGGTCTAACAGAAGAAAAGACACAAAGAAGAAACTCAGGAAGGCAAGTAGGAAGATAGCTAATACTCGCAGGAACTGGATTCACAAGACAACAAGTGAGGTTTCCGGGAAATGCGGAACTATAGTCACAGAAGACTTAAAGGTTAGGAACATGACTGCTTCTGCGAAGGGTACTGTAGAGAATCCGGGGAGAAACGTAAGGCAGAAGGCAGGACTTAACAGGGCGATGCTTGATACCGCCATGGGGGAGATAAGAAGAAATCTTGAGTACAAGTGCGGGAAATTGATAAAAGTGAATCCCGCGTATACATCTCAGACGTGTTCTGAGTGTGGTCATACAGATAAAGAGAACCGTAAATCTCAAGCGCGGTTCCTGTGTGTGAGTTGCGGGTTTGTGTCCAACGCGGACACGAACGCTGCGATTAACATAAGGCGTCTGGGAATGGCGCAACTGCACGGAGAGGGTACTGGTATTAGCACAGTCCCTGCGAACCGTGAAATTGATACGAGATTGCCCTATGGGTAAACAAGTATATAACTCCCAAACAAGCATTTCCTCCCTTATTCTGCGGTACAGATACTCGTTTCTAACCGGTCTTGTCTCTCTCACGCTGGTGGATATGGCGCAGCTGTCGGTTCCCATAGTAATCCAGTGGATAATAGATGAGCTCACTCTGCGGAGCGCAGATTTTTCCCTCATAACCAAGTACTCCCTCTACATACTCGGTCTCGGGCTGCTCATGGCGTTTTTCCGCCTCGGCTGGCGGTACTTCATAATGGGCGGGGCGAGGAAAATAGAGTACTCGCTCAGAAACGATTTCTTCGAGCACCTCCAGAAGCTTAACTTCGATTTCTTCTCGGGAAGAAAGATCGGCGACCTGATGGCGCACACGGTGAACGACATAGAGACTCTCAAGTTCTCCTGTGGCCTGGGTCTGCTCATAGCGTATGACGGGATATTCCTGTTTTTCTTCATCTTCGCCGCGATGATCTACATCTCTCCCGAGATGGCCTTCTACGCGTTTTTGCCGTTCCCCGCACTCGCCGTCTTCGTATACAAGTTCGGAAACATGATAGAGAGGAGGTTCCAGCGTTCCCAAGATTCCTTCTCAGAGCTCACCGAAAGCGCGAGGAAGCCGGTCTCGGGAATCAAGGTAGTAAAAGCGTTCGGACTTGAGCGGGCCGAGGGGCGGGATTTTGAACGTGCGAGCGAAGACTACCTTGAAAAAAACGTACACCTGGTGAAGATCAGGGCGGGCTTTCAGCCGTTTATATATTTCGTACCCTCATTAGCGACGGCCCTGTTTCTTTTCTTCGGCGGAGCTGGCGCGATTGGTACCGAGATAACCCTCGGAGAGTTCTCCGCCATACTCATCTACCTGATGATGCTCGCCTGGCCGATGATGGCCATGGGATGGGCGATCGATCTTCTAAAAAGGGGGAACGCCTCGATAAACAGGCTGAACAACATTTTCGCGGTTGAACAAAAAGACGACACCCGGGCAGGGGAGAAGGACTACGAACTCAAGGGAGACATAAGGTTCTCCGGGGTTTCCTTCTCCTACGGCTCCACCCTGGCTCTGCGCGAAGTCAATCTCCACATACCCTGCGGGACGACTCTGGGAATAACGGGGCTCGTGGGCTCCGGGAAGACCACGTTGATGAAGCTGCTCATGAAAATCCACGAGACCGAACCGGGCGCAATAACGGTCGACGGGACCGACATAAGGGAGGTATCAAGAAAAAGCCTTCAGGAGACCATCGTCTACGTGCCGCAGGAAATAACCGTGTTCAGCGGAACGGTTTATGACAACATAACCTTCATAAACCCGGGCATAACCCGCGAGCAGGTGGAGCAGGCCGCCAAAACGGCGGGGATATACGGACAGATAATGGAGTTTCAGCAGGGATTCGACACCGTGGTGGGAGAGCGGGGACTCAGCCTCTCGGGAGGACAGCGACAACGCCTGGCCATAGCAAGGGCCCTGGTGCTCAACCCCGAAGTCCTGATACTTGACGACGTGCTCTCGTCCCTCGACCCGCAAACGGAGAACACCGTGATAACGAACGTGATAGAGGCGATGCGCGGGCGCACGGTGGTGATAATTTCAAACAGAATATCCTCCGTAGCCGGACTCTCGCGGGTCGCGGTCATGAAAAACGGAGAGATAATCGAAAGCGGGGCGCGAAGGGAGCTTGTGGAGCGACGCGGAGTTTACTACGCGCTTGAAAGACTGCAGTCTGTCTAAGGTGTATAAATGAGCGACTTGGAGAGAAATAGGAAATCAACTTACGATCTTAAGATCATGGGGTGGATTCTGGGCTTTCTGGGAAAGTACAGAGGTTACTTCGCCCTGTCCCTTCTTCTGATGATCGCCACAGCGGCGCTTGAGATCACGGTTCCCTACCTCATCAAAGTCGCGGTCGACGACCATATCTATCCTACATGGAGCAGGGCCGGGGGAGGGGAAGAAGCGGAGCGGGCGCTCTCGGGACTCGGGACAGAATCCACGCTTGCCCTTGGGGACGGAGGATTTCTGGTCGATTTCTCAAAGCTCTCATCCTCGGAGAAAGACAGAATCGAACGCTCGGGCGTCGAGTTCTCCGAGACAAAATATATCGTGGTCAGCCCCGGGGAATTTGAGGGAGATGAAAAGCAGGAGGTTTCGGGAATACTAGCCCGAAACGCCTCCCTGTTTGAAGAAACCGAAGGGGCCGCGTTTCTGGCTCACTCAGACCTTGGATCGCTCGCCAAAGAGGAAGTGTCGCTTCTTCGCTCAAAACAGACAAGAAGGCTCAAGACCCTCGCTTTATACGTGGTTTTATCGGTGGTTGGAATTTTCATCTTCAGCTCTTCTTTTACCTACATTCTTCACTACTCGGGCCAGAAAATAATGCACGACATGCGAAACCACACCCTCTCCCACATACTCTCACTTCCCCAGCAGTACTTCGACCGAAATCCCGTGGGCAGGATAACCACACGCGTCACAAACGACGTTAACGCCATAAACGAGATGTACACCTCCGTTCTCATACACTTCATAAAGGACATCATAATCATAATCGGCACTCTGGTGATCATGTTCAGGATGAACGTCGGGCTCACGCTTATAATCATCGCGCTTACGGCGTTCCTTACTTTCACGGTATCCATCTTCCGAATGAAGCTTCGACTGGTGTACAGGGAGATCCGAAGAACCATAGGCAAGCTTAACGCCTTTGTCGCGGAAAGCATGAGGGGAATAGTGCTCCTTAAGCTTTACGGAAAGGAGAAAAGAAACTTCGAGAAATTCTGGGAAGTAAACACGGAAAACTACAGGGCCAATATACAGCAGCTCTGGGTCTACGTGATTTTCCGCCCTTCCATAGAGTACGTGGGCATAGCGGCAACCGGGATAATCCTGTGGTACGGGGCGATCGGGGTCATGAACCTTGACCTGTCCCTGGGAGCCCTGCTCGCGTTTCTTTACTACGTGAGGATGATATTCAAGCCCATCCAGGAGCTTTCAGAAAAATTCAATGTCTTCCAGTCCGCCGTTGCGGCCTCCGAGAACCTCTACGACACTCTGGCGGAAAAATCTGAGGTAAGCGGATCTCTGGTGCCCGCGACAACCGAGGGATCTCTTGAGTTCCGGGGCGTATGGTTTTCGTATAACGAGCGGGAATGGGTGCTCAAGAACGCATCCTTTACAATAAGACCTGGAGAGAGTACCGCCCTTGTGGGAATCACGGGAGCGGGGAAGACGACCATCGTGAACCTGCTCCTTAAATTCTACAAACCCCAGAGGGGCCAGATTCTCTTTAACGGCGTAGACATCGAGGAACTGTCAAACAGGTACCTGCGCTCGAACATAACCGCCATCTTCCAGGACCTGTTTCTGTTCGAAAAGGACATATCCGACGAAAGGGACGAGCGGGATGGCTCGGCAGCCGAGACCGTAAAGCTTTCTTCGGGAGAAACCCAGGCCCGGTCGATCGAAAAAGCGGTCAGGAAAAATTCGAAACTTCTTATAATGGACGAGGCGACTTCCCATCTGGACGCGGAAACTGAAAAAAGAATACAGGAAGTGATAAGAAGCACTGCCGGCTCTCAGACAAGGCTGGTCATAACCCACAAGCTCTCAACCCTAAAGAACGTTGATAACGTAATAGTGATCCATAAGGGGGAAGTAGTGGAGCAGGGAACTCACGAGAAGCTGATTCAGAACAAAAACATCTACCACACTCTGTACGAATTTCTGAGAAAGACCGCGGCGGATCCCCTTCCGGGCACCGGCGCATGACACCTGCCCGGCGCCTAAAATACCCGGAGAAGCTTAAGGGCCATAAGCCCGACGGCAACCACAAGAGCCATCCTTATGTATTTTTCGCCGCCCCTTACAGAAAACATGGCGCCGAACCATCCGCCGACCGAATTTCCCGCGGCAAGACAGATGCCTATGAACCAGATTATGTTGCCGCTTAGAAAAAATATGAGGATCGCCGGAATCGTGTAGGTAAGCACCACAATCACCTTGTGCGCGTTTACCTTGGCCAGGGATGCTCCCATAAGATGATAAAGAGCCGCCATTATGAAAAGTCCGACGCCGACCTGGATAAAGCCGCCGTAAAAACCTATAAGTACAAGTGCCGGGTAAAGAATCCACCCCCGCCCTGTTTCGCCGCCGCCGAGCAGCTTGCCGAAAGAATCAACTTTAAGGAAGAAGGATGCGCAGACGAAGATAAGCACGACGGCCAGGATTTTCTCGAAAAGCTCGTCACCTACCCGTACCGCCGCGAAAGCTCCCACCAAAACGCCGGGAAGGGTGAAGGCCGCCAGCTTGACGCCGGTCTTTATGTCGGCAACGCCCTCTTTTCTGAAGGAAAGAGTCGCGAAGAAATTCTGAAACAAAATCGCCACCCTGTTTGTTCCGTTTGCGACTGTGGGATCAATCCCAAGAAATATGAGCACGGGAAGAACAATACTGCTTCCTCCACCCGCCATCACGTTTATCACTCCCGCCAGAACGCCCGTGAAAAAAAGCAGAACTAAAGAAAAAAGATCGTATTCGTGCATGTTATTCGGACTCCAGCCACGACAGAGGTCAGGAGAAAATTTTTGCCGCCGCCAACCCGCACCGAACCCCTTTCCGCGAACTGAAAACAAGGTTAGAGAGAATCGGCATCCGCCGCGACCGGTTCTCTTGGATTTTCCCAGTCCCCTCGAATGTTATTTAAATGATAACCGAAACAAATGCCATTAGCCTCCAGAGCCTTGATTGGCAGGTGGTATGCCAAAAGGCTGTGGGAAATTCGGGGCCCTTGGCACACCCCGGCAGTTGTTTATCTCCCAAGGGAGTGAACCAGGGGAGAGTCAATAAGAAGAAAAAGGGAGCAAAACAGAGGTGATTACCAGATTCTTGCCCGTGATTCCATAAAAAATTCCAGATGTGTTAGAATTTTGAAGAAAAAAGAATTTGGTTGTCTGGAGGACTACGAAATTACTGTCTGCAAATGCGGCTGTGAAATTATTCAGAGCAGACATGGCGAAGCGTAATGTCGGCAAATCAGAAATTGCAGTATCGGGAGGAAGGCGATGAAGGTTAAAACACACGGAACGCTTCTGGGCTTGTTTTTCTCATTAGTGCTTGTTTTTTCGTTCAGCATTGAAGCTTCGGCTCATAAGGAAAGTCAGAACAACAAGATGGCGGAAGACGTCAATATCGCAAGTGAAGCGGAGGTGGGGGAGTTCCTTTCCCACATAATTGAACATTTCAG encodes:
- a CDS encoding IS1595 family transposase, giving the protein MAQKAPGKSHRKGLTLLQVADMFKDEKTAKAWLTEQRWPEGPRCPYCDSPNVQSDIKHKTMTHRCRECEGKPMFTLRTGTVMEGSKLKYRIWAVGIYLFITNIKGISSMKLHRELGIGQKAAWFMLHRLRKAYEAEVGPFSGTVEVDETFIGGKEKNKHNNKRSHIQGPSGKAVVIGMKDRVTNKVIAKPVPERTKQELQGFISNHVSKKAMVYTDDHRSYIGLPFEHESVNHSVNEYVREQAHTNGVESFWSMLKRGYYGTYHSISPKHLGRYVMEFSGRHNVRELDTIEQMGLLAKGMKGKRLTYRELVN
- a CDS encoding DNA methyltransferase — encoded protein: MNKQVESSLPNFGKKTIFTGDNLPIMRGMNSNCIDLIYLDPPFNSKANYAAPIGSKAAGAEFKDTWSLSDVDVAWLDLLEAKHPALNRVIHAAITNSDKSYLIYMAVRLLEMKRILKSTGSIYLHCDPTMSHYLKLVMDAIFGRKSFRNEIVWRYKKYQKAEMRYFTRNSDRLLFYAMEEAGFSPVLEKLKKPKRFLKRVWDKETKRIVNAKDSDGKVQYMTVNEEKIDDVWSLPYLMPASKERLGYPTQKPSKLLEYVIRASSSPGDIVLDPFCGCATTLVAADRLQRNWVGIDISPKAAELVTIRIKQDQGLFQEIVARKDIPERTDVIQLKPYNSTDNKKFLYGEQEGHCKGCGTHFEMRNLTIDHIIARSVGGTDHLDNLQLLCGNCNSIKGNRGQEYLLAKIEGRKVAYAG
- a CDS encoding transposase produces the protein MAKEIRTVEFVVLPTSKAKAAKMFRIAGACRFVWNHFRGKNLADYQAFRNDKGQRPHTSYFSLGVEFTKLRHETDWLRGLPANPIKHTLKYFSDALKDAMAGKKGFPKPRSRKKTAPSFTIPSSCGVRIRKVNKKYSSLLIPLVGLVTLARRGGNPWESGVPKQAVLRHDGHRWRAFVSYEVEVEKRPDNGEVLGVDMNARQIATSDGDFYFLPDLEKKEKRKKWYQRKMARQVKGSNRRKDTKKKLRKASRKIANTRRNWIHKTTSEVSGKCGTIVTEDLKVRNMTASAKGTVENPGRNVRQKAGLNRAMLDTAMGEIRRNLEYKCGKLIKVNPAYTSQTCSECGHTDKENRKSQARFLCVSCGFVSNADTNAAINIRRLGMAQLHGEGTGISTVPANREIDTRLPYG
- a CDS encoding ABC transporter ATP-binding protein — protein: MGKQVYNSQTSISSLILRYRYSFLTGLVSLTLVDMAQLSVPIVIQWIIDELTLRSADFSLITKYSLYILGLGLLMAFFRLGWRYFIMGGARKIEYSLRNDFFEHLQKLNFDFFSGRKIGDLMAHTVNDIETLKFSCGLGLLIAYDGIFLFFFIFAAMIYISPEMAFYAFLPFPALAVFVYKFGNMIERRFQRSQDSFSELTESARKPVSGIKVVKAFGLERAEGRDFERASEDYLEKNVHLVKIRAGFQPFIYFVPSLATALFLFFGGAGAIGTEITLGEFSAILIYLMMLAWPMMAMGWAIDLLKRGNASINRLNNIFAVEQKDDTRAGEKDYELKGDIRFSGVSFSYGSTLALREVNLHIPCGTTLGITGLVGSGKTTLMKLLMKIHETEPGAITVDGTDIREVSRKSLQETIVYVPQEITVFSGTVYDNITFINPGITREQVEQAAKTAGIYGQIMEFQQGFDTVVGERGLSLSGGQRQRLAIARALVLNPEVLILDDVLSSLDPQTENTVITNVIEAMRGRTVVIISNRISSVAGLSRVAVMKNGEIIESGARRELVERRGVYYALERLQSV
- a CDS encoding ABC transporter ATP-binding protein — encoded protein: MSDLERNRKSTYDLKIMGWILGFLGKYRGYFALSLLLMIATAALEITVPYLIKVAVDDHIYPTWSRAGGGEEAERALSGLGTESTLALGDGGFLVDFSKLSSSEKDRIERSGVEFSETKYIVVSPGEFEGDEKQEVSGILARNASLFEETEGAAFLAHSDLGSLAKEEVSLLRSKQTRRLKTLALYVVLSVVGIFIFSSSFTYILHYSGQKIMHDMRNHTLSHILSLPQQYFDRNPVGRITTRVTNDVNAINEMYTSVLIHFIKDIIIIIGTLVIMFRMNVGLTLIIIALTAFLTFTVSIFRMKLRLVYREIRRTIGKLNAFVAESMRGIVLLKLYGKEKRNFEKFWEVNTENYRANIQQLWVYVIFRPSIEYVGIAATGIILWYGAIGVMNLDLSLGALLAFLYYVRMIFKPIQELSEKFNVFQSAVAASENLYDTLAEKSEVSGSLVPATTEGSLEFRGVWFSYNEREWVLKNASFTIRPGESTALVGITGAGKTTIVNLLLKFYKPQRGQILFNGVDIEELSNRYLRSNITAIFQDLFLFEKDISDERDERDGSAAETVKLSSGETQARSIEKAVRKNSKLLIMDEATSHLDAETEKRIQEVIRSTAGSQTRLVITHKLSTLKNVDNVIVIHKGEVVEQGTHEKLIQNKNIYHTLYEFLRKTAADPLPGTGA
- a CDS encoding sulfite exporter TauE/SafE family protein; its protein translation is MHEYDLFSLVLLFFTGVLAGVINVMAGGGSSIVLPVLIFLGIDPTVANGTNRVAILFQNFFATLSFRKEGVADIKTGVKLAAFTLPGVLVGAFAAVRVGDELFEKILAVVLIFVCASFFLKVDSFGKLLGGGETGRGWILYPALVLIGFYGGFIQVGVGLFIMAALYHLMGASLAKVNAHKVIVVLTYTIPAILIFFLSGNIIWFIGICLAAGNSVGGWFGAMFSVRGGEKYIRMALVVAVGLMALKLLRVF